In Actinomycetota bacterium, the genomic stretch CAGTCGCGTAGGCGGAGGGGGCGAGATGGCACAGGGCACAGCGAGCATGGACGTCAGGAAGGCCAGCGACCGGGCGAGCATCGTAGACATAAGCGGCGACGTCACGGCCGGATCCGAGGCGGTGCTTATGGACGCCTACGAAAGGGCCACGGGAGAGTCTACGAACGCCATCGTCCTGAACTTCAGCGGCCTGGACTACATGAACAGTGGCGGGATCGGCCTGCTGGTGACTCTTCTGGTGAGAGCGAACCGGCAAAAGCAGAAGCTGCTGGCGTTCGGGCTCAACGAGCACTACAAGCAGATCTTCGAGCTCACGCGCCTCGACGAGGCCATCGGGATCCACGACAGCGAGTCGGCGGCCCTGGCCGCCGCGGGCTAACAGGAGGCGGGGCATGAGCGATCCCAACGAGGGGCAGGAGCAGACTTCGCGCGACGCGCAGTTCTGGTCGAAGCCCGTGTCGAGGCTCAACGTCTCGGACGTCCCCGCCGAGGCGCTGAATCGCAACGTCGAAGGCCGGCGCGTCGTCGGCCCGATGCAGGGCTTCGGAAAGATGTGGCAGAAGACCTACCGCACTGCCCTGCCCGGCGTGACGGTATCGCCCCAGGAAGTCATCGCCGCCTGGAAGCAGAACTTCGGAAGCTTTTGGCCGGAGGGCAACCGCTTTTACGGGCCGCTGACGGGCATCGCGCCCGGCGACGTCGCCGTCCTGAACCTCAAGATGCCGGGCAAGCTCACGCTGTCCACGGGCGTGCTCGTGCTGTATGCCGACGACGAGTCGTTCACGCTGATGACCCCCGAGGGGCACATGCTCGCGGGCTGGATCACCTTCAGCGCCTTTGAGGCCGACGGGACGACCACGGTGCAGACGCAGGTCCTGATGCGCGGACAGAACCCCCTCACGGAAGTCGCGCTCGGACTCGGCGGCCACCGCAAGGAGGACCGCTTCTGGCAGGACACGCTGACCAACGTCGCGCGCCACTTCGGGACCGAGGCCGACGTGCAGACGGAAGCCGTGTGCGTGGACCGCAAGCGCCAGTGGAAGATGGCCGGCAACATCTGGCAGGACGCGGGCATCCGCTCCGGGCTGTACATGATGGGCGCTCCCTTCCGGTGGATGGCCAAGCCCTTCCGCCGGCGACGGGATGGCTGAAGCCCCCGACGCAGTCGTAGTCGGGTCCGGACCCAACGGCCTCGCCGCGGCGATCGAGCTCGCCCGCTCCGGGCTGTCCGTCACCGTCTACGAGGCGGCCCCGACCGCCGGCGGGGGGACCCGATCCGCCGAGCTGACGCTGCCGGGCTTCGTCCACGACGTCTGCTCCGCCATCCACCCCCTCACACTCGCCTCTCCGTTCATGCGAACCCTGAAGCTGGAGGACCACGGGCTGGAGCTCATACAGCCCGATGCGCCCCTGGCCCACCCGCTGGACGACGGCTCGGCTGTGGTCGTCGAGCGCTCGGTGGCCGCCACTGCCGAGCGCCTGGGCCCGGACGGCGGCGCCTGGCAGAAGTTGTTCGACCCGCTCGTGGCCCGCGCGCAGGGCCTTGAATACGACCTGCTCGGCCCCCAGCGCATCCCCCGCCACCCCCTGCAGATGGCGGCATTCGGACTCCGTGCCATCCGCTCAGCCTCCGGTCTCGCCCGCTCCAGGTTCAGGACCGCCCCCGCCCGTGCCGTTTTCGGCGGAATCGCCGCGCACTCCTCGCTCCCGCTCGACTCGGCGATGACCGGGGGCGTGGGCCTCGTCCTCGGGATGTACGCCCACGCGGTCGGCTGGCCCATGGCGAAGGGCGGTTCGCAGGCGATCGCAGACGCAATGGCATCGGTCCTGCGAAGCCTCGGCGGCGCGGTCGTCACCGGGCAGAAGGTGGGCTCGCTGGCGGAGCTCCCGGCATCGCGGGTCGTGATGTTCGACGTGACGCCGCGGCAGGTGCTGTCGATCGCCGGGGACGCGCTGCCGGGCAGGTACCGCCGGGCGCTGGACCGGTTCCGCTACGGCCCGGCGTCGTTCAAGGTCGATTGGGCGCTGGACGGTCCGGTCCCCTGGAAATCACCGGACGTGGCCCGGGCGGCGACGGTCCACGTGGTGGGGACCCTGGAGCAGGCCATGGAGTCCGAGGCGGCCCCCTCGGCCGGACGTCACGCCGACCGTCCGTAC encodes the following:
- a CDS encoding NAD(P)/FAD-dependent oxidoreductase, with protein sequence MAEAPDAVVVGSGPNGLAAAIELARSGLSVTVYEAAPTAGGGTRSAELTLPGFVHDVCSAIHPLTLASPFMRTLKLEDHGLELIQPDAPLAHPLDDGSAVVVERSVAATAERLGPDGGAWQKLFDPLVARAQGLEYDLLGPQRIPRHPLQMAAFGLRAIRSASGLARSRFRTAPARAVFGGIAAHSSLPLDSAMTGGVGLVLGMYAHAVGWPMAKGGSQAIADAMASVLRSLGGAVVTGQKVGSLAELPASRVVMFDVTPRQVLSIAGDALPGRYRRALDRFRYGPASFKVDWALDGPVPWKSPDVARAATVHVVGTLEQAMESEAAPSAGRHADRPYVLLAQQSLFDSTRAPAGKHTLWGYCHVPNGSDVDMTERIEAQIERFAPGFRDLVAARAVTGPAGMEAYNANYVGGDINGGAQNLRQHLARPVARMVPYATPSPRLYICSSSTPPGGGVHGMCGYWAAKAALNRTFKRR
- a CDS encoding STAS domain-containing protein, which produces MAQGTASMDVRKASDRASIVDISGDVTAGSEAVLMDAYERATGESTNAIVLNFSGLDYMNSGGIGLLVTLLVRANRQKQKLLAFGLNEHYKQIFELTRLDEAIGIHDSESAALAAAG